The following are encoded together in the Pseudodesulfovibrio indicus genome:
- a CDS encoding potassium channel family protein, translating into METPRTLAALRGAVQGLTGNPFGKLTLLILLLMLVATGGFFFFEHYPKGTVHDAFGALWWAVVTLTTVGYGDVVPNTTGGKIMGLVVMVCGIGLVSTLTGNLASMLVEHKAKKRKGLLKVNLTNHVIVIGWNDFGTELVNYLRDKGVLRAREGGQSDLVLVNDLTSDQRETLALQLGLEERMHFVWGNVTQESVLLKAQPDRARVIYLLSQHRGREAKDADQDTLYCALTLREMAPKVPIYGEVALPENRKHLLRAGVNEILVHGQLTSVVLGLMGVNPSIWSLLQEMLGMRGGNNMDIRPLTEEEKRLTWGDLFPRFRADGLLPLGLAQADRQLSLEDVLDQGSALDQFILELFQSSGQETRLGNAGPRVLANPPDSEPLSGFDAVLYLRQGEKR; encoded by the coding sequence GTGGAAACGCCACGCACCCTGGCCGCCCTGCGCGGCGCGGTCCAGGGACTGACCGGGAACCCGTTCGGCAAGCTGACCCTGCTCATCCTCCTGCTGATGCTGGTGGCCACGGGCGGCTTCTTTTTCTTCGAGCACTATCCCAAGGGCACGGTGCACGACGCCTTCGGCGCGCTCTGGTGGGCGGTGGTCACCCTGACCACCGTGGGCTACGGCGACGTGGTCCCGAACACCACGGGCGGCAAGATCATGGGCCTGGTGGTCATGGTCTGCGGCATCGGCCTGGTCTCCACATTGACGGGTAACCTGGCCTCCATGCTGGTGGAACACAAGGCCAAAAAGCGCAAGGGGCTGCTCAAGGTGAACCTGACCAACCACGTCATCGTCATCGGCTGGAACGACTTCGGCACGGAACTCGTGAACTATCTCCGCGACAAGGGCGTGCTCCGCGCCCGCGAAGGCGGCCAGTCCGACCTGGTGTTGGTCAACGACCTGACCTCGGACCAGCGCGAGACCCTGGCCCTGCAGCTGGGGCTGGAGGAACGGATGCACTTCGTCTGGGGCAATGTCACCCAGGAGTCGGTGCTGCTCAAGGCCCAGCCCGACCGGGCGCGGGTCATCTACCTGCTCTCCCAGCACCGGGGCCGCGAAGCCAAGGACGCGGACCAGGACACCCTGTACTGCGCCCTGACCCTGCGCGAGATGGCCCCCAAGGTGCCCATCTACGGCGAGGTCGCCCTGCCCGAGAACCGCAAGCACCTGCTGCGCGCCGGGGTGAACGAGATCCTGGTCCACGGCCAGCTGACCTCCGTGGTCCTGGGGCTGATGGGCGTCAACCCGTCCATCTGGAGCCTGCTCCAGGAGATGCTCGGCATGCGCGGCGGCAACAACATGGACATCCGCCCCCTGACCGAGGAGGAGAAGCGGCTCACCTGGGGCGACCTGTTCCCCCGCTTCCGGGCCGACGGGCTGCTGCCCCTGGGACTGGCCCAGGCGGACCGCCAGCTCTCCCTGGAGGACGTCCTGGACCAGGGGTCCGCCCTTGACCAGTTCATCCTGGAGCTGTTCCAGTCTTCGGGCCAGGAGACGCGGCTCGGCAACGCGGGACCGCGCGTGCTGGCCAACCCGCCCGATTCCGAACCGCTGTCGGGGTTCGACGCGGTGCTGTACCTGAGGCAGGGAGAGAAGCGATGA